AGCCTATTCTCGCAGCCCGGAGCGCGATGGGCGGGGACCGAACAGGGCCCGCCCCACCCGGATCATGGTCGCGCCCTCCTGCACCGCCACTTCCAGGTCCTCGCTCATCCCCATAGACAGCTCGGCGAGCTCCAGGTGGCGGGCCAGGTCGGCGAGCATCCGAAACTCGCCCCGGGCCGCGTCCGTCGAACCTTGGGCGGCGATGCCCATCAGCCCCCGCACATCCAAGTCGAGCTCGCGCAGGCGGACGACGAGCGCGGCCGCCTCGT
This genomic stretch from Acidimicrobiales bacterium harbors:
- a CDS encoding alanine racemase, whose product is LAPRWHFIGAIQRNKVRSLAPLVHLWHGVARASEGAEIARWSPGAAVLVQVNVSGEATKNGVPPDEAAALVVRLRELDLDVRGLMGIAAQGSTDAARGEFRMLADLARHLELAELSMGMSEDLEVAVQEGATMIRVGRALFGPRPSRSGLRE